The following proteins are encoded in a genomic region of Mycolicibacterium confluentis:
- a CDS encoding TldD/PmbA family protein, giving the protein MTPRHEVDPDFLALPRHDLAEAALSAAQAVGASYADLRIHRISTEVVHMRDGELESAGVAREIGVAVRVIVDGTWGFASNAELSPQVAADTARRAVAVARALAPLNTERIELAPEPAYTDVTWVSSYQIDPFDVPTADKIAVLGEYSGRLLASDGVDHVSAALNCVKEQTFYADTFGSRITQQRVRLQPVLDAVAVDAASGTFESMRTLAPPTGRGWEVVASDDVWDWSTELAQIPDLLAEKVKAPSVVAGPTDLVIDPTNLWLTIHESIGHATEYDRAIGYEAAYAGTSFATPDRLGSMRYGSPVMTVTADRTVEHGLATIGFDDEGVAAQSWDLVRDGVFVGYQLDRVFAPRLGLSRSNGCSYADSPHHVPIQRMANVSLQPAAEDISTEDLISRVSDGIYIVGDKSWSIDMQRYNFQFTGQRFFRIKDGRVDGQLRDVAYQATTTDFWNSMEAVGGPSTWRLGGAFNCGKAQPGQVAAVSHGCPSALFRGVNVLNTREEGGR; this is encoded by the coding sequence GTGACGCCACGCCATGAAGTCGATCCAGATTTCCTCGCCCTCCCGCGCCACGACCTGGCCGAAGCCGCACTGAGCGCAGCCCAGGCCGTGGGCGCGAGCTATGCCGATCTGCGCATCCACCGGATCTCCACCGAGGTCGTGCACATGCGCGACGGCGAGTTGGAGAGCGCGGGGGTCGCGCGCGAGATCGGTGTGGCCGTTCGGGTGATCGTCGACGGCACCTGGGGATTCGCCTCCAACGCCGAACTGTCACCGCAGGTGGCAGCCGACACCGCGCGCCGGGCCGTCGCGGTGGCCCGCGCCCTGGCCCCGCTGAACACCGAGCGCATCGAGTTGGCGCCCGAGCCCGCGTACACCGACGTCACCTGGGTGTCGAGCTACCAGATCGACCCCTTCGACGTGCCCACCGCGGACAAGATCGCGGTGCTGGGCGAGTACTCCGGCCGGTTGCTGGCCTCCGATGGGGTCGACCACGTCTCGGCCGCGTTGAACTGCGTCAAGGAGCAGACGTTCTACGCCGACACGTTCGGTTCGAGGATCACTCAGCAGCGGGTCCGGCTGCAACCGGTGTTGGACGCCGTCGCGGTCGACGCCGCGTCGGGCACATTCGAGTCGATGCGCACCCTCGCCCCGCCCACCGGACGCGGCTGGGAGGTCGTGGCCTCCGACGACGTGTGGGACTGGAGCACCGAACTCGCACAGATCCCCGATCTGCTGGCCGAGAAGGTCAAGGCCCCCAGCGTCGTCGCGGGCCCGACGGACCTCGTGATCGATCCCACCAACCTGTGGCTGACCATCCACGAATCCATCGGCCACGCCACCGAATACGACCGCGCGATCGGCTACGAGGCCGCCTATGCCGGCACGTCGTTCGCCACCCCGGACAGGCTGGGCAGCATGCGCTACGGGTCGCCGGTCATGACCGTGACCGCCGACCGCACCGTCGAACACGGTCTGGCCACCATCGGTTTCGACGACGAGGGCGTGGCCGCGCAGAGCTGGGATCTGGTGCGCGACGGCGTCTTCGTCGGCTATCAGCTGGACCGGGTGTTCGCGCCGCGGTTGGGGCTGTCCCGGTCCAACGGCTGCTCGTACGCTGACTCGCCGCACCACGTGCCGATCCAACGGATGGCCAACGTGAGCCTGCAACCGGCCGCCGAGGACATCTCCACCGAGGACCTGATCAGCCGCGTGTCCGACGGCATCTACATCGTCGGCGACAAGTCGTGGTCAATCGACATGCAGCGCTACAACTTCCAGTTCACCGGGCAGCGGTTCTTCCGCATCAAGGACGGCCGCGTCGACGGTCAGCTTCGCGACGTCGCCTATCAGGCCACCACCACCGACTTCTGGAACTCGATGGAGGCCGTCGGCGGGCCGTCGACATGGCGCCTCGGCGGGGCGTTCAACTGCGGTAAGGCGCAGCCCGGTCAGGTCGCCGCGGTCAGCCACGGCTGCCCGTCGGCGCTGTTCCGGGGCGTCAACGTGCTCAACACGCGTGAGGAGGGCGGCCGATGA
- a CDS encoding PucR family transcriptional regulator: MITLDRLVNVLGGYGVVSRLDAVPRSTELRSVVIPEPGVIGDVVLAIGAASVAEAVSWAADAGAAAVLVRADDDADPVEPKVAVLRVDPTVPWSEMAAVVYGLVLEGRETESGRGPTDLFALADSLADAIGGPVVIEDRRSQVLAYSRMQADADPARAQTILARQAPPGLRALFDKLGVTAKLTSSDEPFFIKPDPAHGLSGRMVVAARVGREPLGSVWVSCPRALRGAAARALSDGARTVALHLLRSRASADLERQVESESVIRLLDGTADAATVASRMGLPPGPLRVIAVRPRAEGESHTALLVAFEQATAGFGWSRPGRSAVADTTVYTVLPTEAADQGRAWVAALSAALPESATVWAGISAPAVVDELSTARSEADECLALHEARGGAVPAYDESWDDILLQRLRAAAGSGRGPSRGPVAELQRHDEEHRTPFVATLRAWLEAQGDSVAAASRLGVHENTVRNRLRTITRVTRVDLGDPQKRLAMMIELAAVENPQSPPA; the protein is encoded by the coding sequence GTGATCACCCTCGACCGGCTCGTCAACGTGCTCGGTGGCTACGGGGTGGTGTCGCGCCTGGATGCGGTGCCACGTTCCACCGAACTGCGCAGCGTGGTGATCCCCGAACCCGGCGTCATCGGCGATGTGGTGCTGGCGATCGGTGCCGCGAGCGTGGCCGAGGCGGTGTCCTGGGCGGCCGATGCCGGCGCGGCGGCCGTGCTGGTCCGCGCCGACGACGACGCCGATCCGGTGGAGCCCAAGGTCGCGGTGCTGCGCGTCGACCCCACGGTGCCGTGGAGTGAGATGGCCGCCGTGGTCTACGGCCTGGTGCTCGAGGGACGTGAGACGGAGTCGGGACGGGGCCCCACGGACCTCTTCGCGCTGGCCGACAGCCTCGCCGATGCCATCGGGGGTCCGGTGGTGATCGAAGACCGGCGCAGCCAGGTGCTGGCGTATTCACGGATGCAGGCCGACGCCGACCCGGCGCGCGCACAGACGATTCTGGCCCGCCAGGCACCGCCCGGACTGCGGGCGCTGTTCGACAAGCTGGGCGTGACGGCCAAGCTCACGTCGTCCGACGAGCCGTTCTTCATCAAACCCGATCCGGCGCATGGGTTGTCGGGACGCATGGTGGTCGCCGCACGCGTCGGACGCGAACCGCTGGGGTCGGTGTGGGTCTCGTGTCCGCGGGCGCTGCGCGGTGCGGCGGCGCGGGCACTGTCCGACGGAGCGCGCACGGTCGCGCTGCACCTGCTGCGATCCCGCGCCAGCGCGGACCTGGAACGGCAGGTCGAGTCCGAGTCGGTGATCCGTCTGCTCGACGGCACCGCCGACGCGGCGACCGTCGCGAGCCGGATGGGCCTGCCGCCCGGGCCGCTGCGCGTGATCGCGGTGCGGCCCCGCGCCGAGGGGGAGTCGCACACCGCGCTGCTGGTGGCCTTCGAACAGGCCACGGCCGGGTTCGGCTGGTCGAGGCCGGGGCGCAGCGCGGTCGCCGACACCACGGTGTACACCGTGCTGCCCACCGAGGCCGCCGATCAGGGTCGGGCGTGGGTGGCGGCCCTGAGCGCGGCGCTGCCGGAGTCGGCGACCGTGTGGGCGGGGATCAGCGCGCCGGCCGTTGTCGACGAATTGAGCACCGCGCGAAGCGAAGCCGACGAATGCTTGGCCCTGCACGAGGCCCGCGGCGGTGCGGTGCCGGCCTACGACGAATCGTGGGACGACATCCTGTTGCAGAGGCTGCGGGCCGCCGCGGGCTCAGGTCGTGGGCCGTCCCGGGGACCGGTGGCCGAACTGCAGCGCCACGACGAGGAGCACCGCACGCCGTTCGTCGCCACGCTGCGGGCCTGGCTTGAGGCGCAGGGAGATTCCGTGGCCGCGGCGTCGCGCCTGGGGGTGCATGAGAACACCGTGCGCAACCGCCTGCGGACCATCACGCGGGTGACCCGGGTCGACCTCGGTGACCCGCAGAAACGCCTGGCGATGATGATCGAACTCGCCGCTGTGGAAAACCCACAATCTCCGCCTGCTTGA
- a CDS encoding metallopeptidase TldD-related protein has product MIPAQQAIDLVLAEAARAGGADETIVIVSDTAEASLRWANNSMTTNGESVQRNTTVVSIVRSGDTARVGSLHSTEVDPEAIPALVRASQQAARSAPEARDAFPLLTGSGEAADWDAAAATTGAEAFGGVATALNHGFQGSDTLYGFAHHIVDTTYLATSTGIRRRFTQPTGSVEINAKRDTASAWAGTTTPWFTDVPVDAMLAELSMRLDWSQRTVELPAGRYETIMPPSTVADMMIYLGWTMEGRGAQEGRTALSAPGGGTRVGERLGELGLTLYSDPSAPGLECSPFVSVGSSSETVSVFDNGLDVGRVDWIRDGVINALAYPRAAAAEFDVPVSVPCSNFLMTGGTGELADLVASTERGLLLTTLWYIREVDPTTLLLTGLTRDGVYLVEDGEVTAAVNNFRFNESPLDLLRRATEAGRSEITLPREWGDWAKRAQMPSLRIPDFHMSSVSQAQ; this is encoded by the coding sequence ATGATCCCGGCTCAGCAGGCCATCGATCTGGTGCTCGCCGAGGCCGCGCGCGCAGGCGGCGCGGACGAGACCATCGTGATCGTGTCCGACACGGCCGAGGCCTCGCTGCGGTGGGCGAACAACTCCATGACCACCAACGGCGAGTCGGTGCAGCGCAACACGACCGTGGTGTCGATCGTGCGGTCGGGTGACACCGCGCGGGTCGGGTCGCTGCACTCGACCGAAGTCGATCCCGAGGCGATCCCCGCGTTGGTCCGGGCGTCGCAGCAGGCCGCGCGCTCAGCGCCCGAGGCCCGCGATGCCTTCCCGCTGCTCACCGGCAGCGGTGAGGCCGCCGACTGGGACGCCGCCGCTGCGACGACCGGCGCCGAGGCGTTCGGCGGCGTGGCCACCGCGCTGAACCACGGGTTCCAGGGCTCCGACACCCTCTATGGGTTCGCCCATCACATCGTCGACACCACCTACTTGGCGACCTCGACCGGAATCCGGCGGCGGTTCACCCAGCCCACGGGTTCGGTCGAGATCAACGCCAAGCGCGACACCGCGAGCGCGTGGGCCGGCACCACGACCCCGTGGTTCACCGATGTACCGGTCGACGCGATGCTCGCCGAGTTGTCGATGCGCCTGGACTGGTCCCAGCGCACCGTGGAACTGCCCGCGGGCCGCTACGAGACGATCATGCCGCCGTCGACCGTGGCCGACATGATGATCTACCTCGGCTGGACCATGGAGGGCCGCGGTGCGCAGGAGGGTCGCACGGCGTTGTCGGCGCCCGGTGGCGGCACTCGCGTCGGCGAGCGCCTGGGTGAGCTGGGGTTGACGTTGTACTCCGATCCGAGTGCGCCGGGCCTGGAGTGCTCGCCGTTCGTGTCGGTGGGCAGTTCGTCGGAGACCGTGTCGGTGTTCGACAACGGGCTGGATGTCGGTCGGGTGGACTGGATTCGGGACGGCGTGATCAACGCGCTGGCCTACCCGCGTGCGGCGGCCGCCGAGTTCGACGTGCCCGTGTCGGTCCCGTGCTCCAACTTCCTGATGACCGGCGGCACAGGCGAATTGGCTGACCTCGTGGCGTCCACCGAGCGGGGCCTGCTGCTCACCACGCTGTGGTACATCCGCGAGGTCGACCCGACCACGCTGCTGTTGACCGGATTGACCCGTGACGGCGTCTATCTCGTCGAGGACGGCGAGGTGACCGCCGCGGTCAACAACTTCCGGTTCAACGAGAGCCCGCTGGATCTGCTGCGCCGCGCCACCGAGGCGGGACGCAGCGAGATCACGCTGCCCCGCGAGTGGGGCGACTGGGCCAAGCGCGCGCAGATGCCGTCGCTGCGGATCCCGGACTTCCACATGTCCTCGGTGAGCCAGGCGCAGTGA
- a CDS encoding carbohydrate ABC transporter permease, whose product MPRRRQTAALAYALLAPSLFGVAAFLLLPMLVVVWLSLHRWDLLGPIRYVGLDNWHAVLTDPNFGGSLLVTCVFIVLVVPAQIILGLAAAVLLARELPGSGVFRTIYVLPWVCAPLAIAVLWRWILAPTDGAVSTVLGHQIDWLTDPGLALPMVSAVTVWSNVGYTTLFFVAGILAIPPQIQAAALVDGASAWQRFTRITVPMLRPTLFFVAVTGVISAAQVFDTVYALTGGGPQNRTDLVAHRIYAEAFGAAAIGRAAVMAIVLFVILVGVTIVQHLYFRRRISYELT is encoded by the coding sequence ATGCCCAGGCGCAGACAGACAGCCGCGCTGGCGTATGCGCTGTTGGCGCCGAGCCTGTTCGGCGTCGCGGCGTTCCTGCTGCTGCCGATGCTGGTCGTGGTGTGGCTGAGCCTGCACCGCTGGGATCTGCTGGGCCCCATCCGCTATGTGGGGCTGGACAATTGGCACGCGGTGCTCACGGATCCGAATTTCGGCGGGTCGCTGCTGGTGACGTGTGTGTTCATCGTGCTGGTGGTGCCCGCACAGATCATTCTGGGCTTGGCGGCGGCCGTTCTGCTGGCACGCGAACTTCCCGGCAGCGGCGTGTTCCGCACGATCTACGTGCTGCCGTGGGTGTGCGCACCCCTGGCGATCGCGGTGCTGTGGCGGTGGATCCTGGCGCCGACCGACGGCGCGGTCAGCACGGTGCTCGGTCATCAGATCGACTGGCTCACCGACCCGGGCCTGGCCCTGCCCATGGTGTCGGCCGTGACCGTGTGGTCCAACGTCGGCTACACCACGCTGTTCTTCGTGGCGGGCATCCTGGCCATCCCGCCGCAGATCCAGGCCGCGGCACTGGTCGACGGCGCGTCGGCGTGGCAGCGATTCACGCGGATCACCGTGCCGATGCTGCGCCCGACGCTGTTCTTCGTCGCCGTGACGGGCGTGATCAGCGCGGCGCAGGTGTTCGACACCGTGTACGCCCTGACCGGCGGCGGCCCGCAGAACCGCACCGATCTGGTGGCCCATCGCATCTACGCCGAGGCGTTCGGCGCCGCGGCCATCGGGCGCGCGGCCGTCATGGCCATCGTGCTGTTCGTGATCCTGGTCGGGGTGACCATCGTCCAGCACCTCTACTTCCGCCGACGGATCAGCTATGAACTCACGTAA
- a CDS encoding ABC transporter substrate-binding protein, with protein MTRPRFSTLFALGVLALAVILVVSAVLLGRDTDPSGRTVVTVRLWDQQVAAAYRESFDAFTAANPDVDVRINTVAYASYFDTLRTDVAGGSADDIFWISNSYFAEYADSGRLMPITPSSAWEPSVVEQFTRNGTLWGVPQLTDAGIALYYNADLLTAAGVDAGVLDTLRWGGPDDSLRPLAARLTVDAAGRTASTPGFDPTRVRQWGYNAANDLQGIYLNFIGSAGGTFSDADRFTFNNPQAARAFDYLVTLINTDHVAPPAAATNDNGDFSRNQFLAGRMALFQSGTYNLANIAQASFTWGVALLPAGPAGRVSVTNGIVAAGSSATRHPEATRRVLDWLGSEAGNAHVGRSGSAIPAVLAAQRVYRDYWTRRGVDVRPFFDVLDGPRIEAPGGAGFAAGFQAIKPFFDEMFLGRLPVERALAEAEHAANTAAQR; from the coding sequence ATGACGCGGCCGCGGTTCTCGACGCTGTTCGCCCTCGGGGTGCTGGCTCTTGCGGTCATCCTGGTGGTCTCCGCGGTGCTGTTGGGCCGTGACACCGACCCGTCCGGGCGCACCGTCGTCACCGTCCGGTTGTGGGACCAACAGGTGGCTGCGGCGTATCGGGAGTCGTTCGACGCGTTCACCGCGGCCAACCCCGACGTCGACGTCCGCATCAACACCGTCGCCTACGCCAGCTACTTCGACACGCTGCGCACCGACGTGGCCGGTGGCAGCGCTGACGACATCTTCTGGATCAGCAACAGCTACTTCGCCGAATACGCCGACAGCGGCCGACTCATGCCCATCACGCCGTCGTCGGCGTGGGAGCCCTCGGTTGTCGAGCAGTTCACCCGCAACGGAACACTCTGGGGCGTCCCGCAACTCACCGACGCCGGCATCGCGCTGTACTACAACGCCGACCTGCTGACGGCCGCGGGCGTGGACGCGGGCGTCCTCGACACACTGCGCTGGGGCGGCCCCGACGACTCCCTGCGCCCACTGGCGGCCCGCCTCACGGTCGACGCCGCGGGCCGCACCGCATCCACCCCGGGATTCGACCCCACCCGGGTACGGCAATGGGGTTACAACGCGGCCAACGACCTGCAGGGCATCTACCTCAACTTCATCGGGTCGGCGGGCGGCACCTTCTCCGACGCCGACCGGTTCACGTTCAACAATCCGCAGGCCGCCCGCGCATTCGACTACCTGGTCACGCTGATCAACACCGATCATGTGGCGCCGCCCGCCGCGGCCACCAACGACAATGGCGACTTCTCCCGCAACCAGTTCCTGGCCGGGCGCATGGCGCTGTTCCAGTCGGGCACCTACAACCTGGCCAACATCGCGCAGGCGAGCTTCACGTGGGGCGTCGCACTGCTGCCTGCGGGCCCGGCCGGCCGGGTCAGCGTGACCAACGGGATCGTGGCGGCGGGCAGTTCGGCGACCCGACATCCGGAGGCCACCCGCCGCGTCTTGGACTGGCTCGGCAGCGAGGCAGGCAATGCCCACGTCGGCCGGTCCGGGTCGGCCATTCCCGCGGTGCTCGCGGCGCAGAGGGTGTACCGCGACTACTGGACGCGACGGGGTGTCGACGTCCGACCGTTCTTCGACGTGCTCGACGGCCCCCGCATCGAGGCGCCCGGGGGCGCCGGGTTCGCCGCGGGCTTCCAGGCGATCAAGCCGTTCTTCGACGAGATGTTCCTCGGGCGCCTACCCGTCGAACGCGCGCTGGCCGAGGCCGAGCACGCCGCCAACACCGCGGCGCAGCGCTGA
- a CDS encoding serine hydrolase domain-containing protein — MKVAGCMLLACVVALSGCTARESDALNHLDAAEFQKAVETAAGKLHVPGALVLLRTPQGTFTAAVGTTQLGVDSPPTPDTHFRIASNTKTMTAALTVLLAQDGALRLDDPISDYVPNVPNGSSITLSDLLKMRSGLYCYTNDPGLSKQLDARPAKAWTPQEVLAIAFAHPPDARPDSEYEYCNTNYALLGLAAERAGRRPLARQFESRLFEPLDLRNTSLPAADDTALPEPYSHGYMYGKTLYAMVDEDYPAEMSAAAESGKLKPIDYTHQNSSYATAAGGAISTANDLATWMRALVTGGVFDPDYQRQWRDSLQPEDPDQPDWQQYGYGISYQRYSPDASMYYHGGEMPGFNSFMGHDADNDVTLVIWTNLTLSPDGQTTANALLPTVLDQVYAGLDLTH, encoded by the coding sequence ATGAAGGTCGCAGGGTGCATGCTGTTGGCGTGCGTAGTCGCATTGTCCGGGTGTACGGCGCGCGAATCTGACGCGCTGAACCACCTCGACGCAGCGGAGTTCCAGAAGGCCGTCGAGACGGCTGCCGGCAAGCTGCACGTCCCCGGCGCCCTGGTCCTGCTGCGCACACCGCAGGGCACGTTCACGGCCGCCGTCGGGACGACGCAGTTGGGCGTTGATTCACCACCGACACCGGACACGCACTTCCGCATCGCGTCGAACACCAAGACCATGACCGCCGCGCTGACGGTGCTGCTGGCTCAGGACGGCGCGCTTCGACTCGACGACCCGATCTCCGACTACGTCCCGAACGTGCCGAATGGTTCCTCCATCACGCTGTCGGATCTGCTGAAGATGCGCAGCGGGCTCTACTGCTACACCAACGACCCCGGGCTGTCGAAGCAACTCGATGCGCGTCCGGCAAAGGCGTGGACCCCACAGGAGGTGCTGGCGATCGCGTTCGCCCATCCCCCGGACGCCCGGCCCGACAGCGAATACGAGTACTGCAACACCAACTACGCGCTGCTGGGACTGGCCGCCGAACGGGCGGGCCGACGTCCCCTGGCGCGGCAGTTCGAGTCCCGCCTTTTCGAACCGCTGGACCTGCGCAACACCAGCCTTCCTGCCGCTGATGACACCGCGCTGCCGGAGCCGTACTCGCACGGGTACATGTACGGAAAGACGTTGTACGCCATGGTCGATGAGGACTACCCGGCCGAGATGTCCGCTGCTGCGGAATCCGGGAAGCTCAAGCCGATCGACTACACCCACCAGAACTCGTCGTACGCCACGGCGGCGGGCGGCGCGATCTCCACGGCCAACGACCTGGCCACCTGGATGCGCGCGTTGGTGACAGGCGGCGTGTTCGACCCCGATTACCAACGCCAATGGCGCGACAGCCTGCAACCGGAGGACCCGGACCAGCCCGACTGGCAGCAGTACGGCTACGGCATCTCGTATCAGAGGTACAGCCCCGACGCCTCGATGTACTACCACGGCGGCGAGATGCCGGGATTCAACTCCTTTATGGGCCATGACGCGGACAACGATGTGACGCTGGTGATCTGGACCAACCTCACGCTGTCACCGGACGGGCAGACCACCGCGAACGCGCTGCTGCCCACCGTGCTGGACCAGGTCTACGCGGGCCTGGACCTCACGCACTGA
- a CDS encoding NAD(P)/FAD-dependent oxidoreductase — protein sequence MVTEGRCAVTDRIDGGPRSVVVVGAGIVGLSTAWFLQERGVDVTVVDREGVGAGASWGNAGWIAPALAIPLNQPAVLRYGLASLLNPTAPLRISPKPDVGRARFLAKFASNCRHAKAREVVRANLPMNEECFEAFDVLTGNGVDVPRTETAITALFRDGRDADVLRHELADMRAEGQQIDVTELTGDALREQVPLAGPAATVGLAVENQRFVDPGRFVTALGDAVVERGASLHRFRVVDIAKHHDGVMVKGSGGEFLIAGAAVVATGAWLPGLTRRWRRTWVEAGRGYSFTVPTERPVLGPIYLPTVRVACTPYQGGLRVAGTMEFRDADDPVVPARVRAIASSAATMLDGVRWDEMRDVWVGPRPVSADGLPYIGELGDRVYVAGGHGMWGFAHGPITGRLLTEQITTGKQPEALAPFDPHRSGR from the coding sequence ATGGTCACAGAAGGGAGGTGTGCGGTGACGGATCGCATAGACGGGGGGCCACGGTCGGTGGTCGTCGTGGGTGCAGGCATCGTCGGCCTGTCCACCGCGTGGTTCCTGCAGGAGCGGGGGGTCGACGTGACGGTCGTCGACCGCGAGGGGGTGGGCGCCGGTGCGTCCTGGGGTAACGCGGGGTGGATCGCCCCCGCGCTGGCGATCCCGCTGAACCAGCCTGCGGTGCTCCGCTACGGCCTGGCATCGCTGTTGAACCCCACTGCACCGCTGCGCATTTCGCCGAAACCGGATGTGGGGCGGGCTCGGTTCCTCGCCAAGTTCGCCAGCAACTGCCGGCACGCGAAGGCGCGCGAGGTGGTACGGGCCAACCTGCCGATGAACGAAGAGTGCTTCGAGGCGTTCGACGTGCTGACGGGCAACGGCGTCGACGTGCCCCGCACCGAGACGGCGATCACCGCACTGTTCCGCGACGGGCGCGACGCCGACGTGCTGCGCCACGAGCTCGCGGATATGCGGGCCGAGGGACAGCAGATTGATGTCACCGAACTCACCGGAGATGCACTGCGGGAACAGGTTCCGTTGGCCGGTCCCGCGGCCACTGTGGGATTGGCCGTGGAGAATCAGCGGTTCGTCGATCCGGGCCGGTTCGTGACGGCTCTCGGCGACGCGGTTGTCGAACGGGGCGCGAGCCTGCACAGATTCCGGGTCGTCGACATCGCCAAGCACCACGACGGAGTCATGGTCAAGGGCAGCGGTGGTGAGTTCCTGATTGCTGGCGCCGCCGTCGTCGCGACCGGGGCGTGGCTTCCCGGCCTCACGCGACGCTGGCGCCGCACCTGGGTCGAGGCTGGCCGTGGTTACTCGTTCACGGTGCCCACCGAGCGACCCGTGCTCGGTCCGATCTATCTGCCCACCGTGCGTGTCGCGTGCACGCCGTACCAGGGCGGACTGCGGGTGGCCGGGACCATGGAGTTCCGCGACGCCGACGATCCGGTGGTGCCCGCACGGGTCCGCGCGATCGCGTCGTCGGCCGCGACGATGCTCGACGGCGTCCGGTGGGACGAGATGCGTGACGTCTGGGTCGGGCCGCGCCCGGTCAGCGCCGACGGTCTGCCCTACATCGGCGAACTCGGTGATCGCGTGTACGTCGCTGGCGGTCACGGCATGTGGGGATTCGCGCACGGCCCCATCACGGGCCGACTGCTGACCGAGCAGATCACCACCGGCAAGCAACCCGAGGCGCTGGCGCCTTTCGACCCCCATCGTTCGGGACGCTAG
- a CDS encoding GreA/GreB family elongation factor: protein MTVAQRMWLTPVARQRLEEELATLKKWTAETSEADDSNAVAVRRAQQGRIQEIHELLVNAVVGEDPPNDGVAEPGMVLTVHFGDPADTETFLLGVRGADYGDIEVYSMSSPLGAAIDGARVGEARHYELPNGATQEVTLVRAVPYGLHEH from the coding sequence ATGACTGTTGCACAACGTATGTGGCTCACCCCCGTGGCTCGGCAGCGGCTCGAGGAGGAGCTCGCGACGCTCAAGAAGTGGACCGCCGAGACCTCGGAAGCGGACGACAGCAACGCAGTCGCGGTGCGGCGCGCGCAGCAGGGCCGCATCCAGGAGATCCACGAACTGCTGGTCAACGCGGTCGTGGGGGAGGACCCGCCCAATGACGGTGTCGCCGAACCCGGCATGGTGCTGACCGTGCACTTCGGCGACCCCGCGGACACCGAGACCTTCCTGCTGGGCGTACGCGGGGCGGACTACGGCGACATCGAGGTGTACTCGATGAGCTCGCCGCTGGGTGCGGCGATCGACGGTGCCCGCGTCGGGGAGGCCCGGCACTATGAGTTGCCCAACGGCGCCACCCAGGAGGTCACGCTGGTGCGTGCGGTTCCCTACGGCCTGCACGAGCACTAA
- a CDS encoding carbohydrate ABC transporter permease: protein MNSRNALIYLGLAVGAVITLAPFGLALLTSVTSAEQFATGSPLSLPDPPTLANYTGLTEFGFGRALLVTALMTAVILVGQLTFSVLAAYAFARLEFPGRDGLFWVYVATLMVPATVTVVPLYLMMAQVGMRNTFWALVLPFVFGSPYAIFLLREHFRSIPRDLERAARIDGANTLDVLVHVVLPASRPILVTLALITVVSQWNSFMWPLVITSGSQWRVLTVATAGLQSQYNAQWTLVMAATTVAIVPLIVLFLVFQRHIVRSIVVTGLK from the coding sequence ATGAACTCACGTAACGCGCTGATCTACCTGGGCCTGGCCGTCGGCGCGGTGATCACGCTGGCGCCGTTCGGGCTCGCGCTGCTGACGTCGGTCACCTCAGCCGAGCAGTTCGCCACCGGATCTCCCCTGTCGCTGCCGGATCCGCCGACGCTGGCCAACTACACGGGCCTGACCGAATTCGGGTTCGGCCGCGCACTGCTGGTCACCGCGCTGATGACCGCCGTCATTCTGGTGGGCCAACTGACCTTCTCGGTGCTGGCCGCCTATGCGTTCGCGCGCCTGGAGTTTCCGGGCCGGGATGGGCTCTTCTGGGTGTACGTCGCGACCCTGATGGTGCCCGCGACGGTGACCGTGGTGCCGCTGTATCTGATGATGGCCCAGGTGGGGATGCGAAACACCTTCTGGGCACTGGTGTTGCCGTTCGTCTTCGGGTCGCCGTATGCAATCTTCCTGCTGCGGGAGCACTTTCGGTCCATCCCGCGTGATCTGGAACGGGCCGCGCGCATCGACGGCGCCAACACCCTCGACGTGCTGGTGCACGTCGTGCTGCCGGCCAGTCGGCCCATCCTGGTGACCCTCGCGTTGATCACCGTGGTCAGCCAATGGAATTCGTTCATGTGGCCGTTGGTGATCACGAGTGGGTCGCAGTGGCGGGTGCTGACGGTGGCCACGGCGGGCCTGCAGTCGCAGTACAACGCGCAGTGGACGCTGGTGATGGCCGCGACCACGGTCGCGATCGTCCCGCTGATCGTGCTGTTCCTGGTGTTCCAACGCCACATCGTGCGCTCGATCGTGGTGACGGGGCTGAAATGA